In Nitrospira sp., one genomic interval encodes:
- the mutS gene encoding DNA mismatch repair protein MutS yields the protein MGDSDGTPLMRQYREIKQAYRDAILFFRVGDFYEMFQEDAVEASKLLSIALTSRDKSSETPIPLCGVPYHAATNYIAKLLSAGRTVALCEQVEDPKLTKGLVRREVVRLYTPGTLIDSEFLSSAESNLLTAVVSRSQSAGGGQRAWSFGLATLELSTGEYWVSEFHGPQATTALVDELIRLEPKELLLPETLSPDERRWVEELSGPRCCMRPTAWFDLEDGRTRLQQHFRVHSLEAFGCHALPLAIQAGAAILRYVRETQPTAPLDHIRHIRVRHHHAAMHLDSATVRNLELVRPIGSVEDHSSHQPRTLLEVIDRTVTAMGGRLLREWVLRPLLDCAGIEARLTAVDELKINLDSRVALRTALRSVQDISRLCSRISLGAANPRDLLALKLSLASLPAIHALLAALRAPLLAALSAAWDNAQDLYELIEQALAPDPPVSIRDGNIFRTGYDPGIDELRKASREGKQWIAELEARERARTGVESLKIRYNQVFGYYIELTKANLGKVPADYIRKQTLANAERFMTAELKELEERVTGAETKLTALEQELFEALRARLAGETGRLQDISQRLASIDVFAALAETAALNRYIRPTIDEGSRIDIVQGRHPVVERLNLNGGFIPNDTHLDLTTSRLHILTGPNMAGKSTYLRQTALITLLAQMGSFVPAKEAHIGLVDRIFTRVGASDNLAGGQSTFMVEMTETAHILNCATARSLILLDEIGRGTSTYDGLSIAWAIAEFIQDPRRLGARTLFATHYHEMTQLESLREGIANYCVAVQERDGEVIFLRRIIPGGADRSYGIHVAQLAGLPETVIQRAKAVLIQLESSNTSSAPITDSQQSLAFDATLPTPHPILDEVRQIDLFSMTPLDALNRLASLQQRLRDE from the coding sequence ATGGGTGACAGCGACGGCACGCCCTTGATGCGGCAGTACCGCGAGATCAAGCAGGCCTACCGAGATGCCATCCTGTTTTTTCGCGTCGGCGACTTCTACGAAATGTTTCAGGAGGACGCCGTCGAAGCCTCCAAACTGCTCTCGATCGCACTGACCTCTCGGGACAAGTCGAGCGAAACACCGATCCCTCTCTGCGGAGTTCCCTATCACGCCGCGACAAACTATATCGCCAAATTGCTGAGCGCGGGCAGAACGGTAGCGCTCTGCGAGCAAGTCGAGGATCCCAAACTCACCAAGGGACTGGTCCGCCGAGAAGTGGTCCGGCTGTATACGCCCGGCACACTGATCGACAGCGAGTTCCTCTCTTCCGCCGAATCCAATCTCCTGACAGCCGTGGTCTCTCGCTCCCAGTCAGCCGGCGGCGGACAACGAGCATGGTCGTTCGGATTGGCGACCCTGGAGCTGTCGACCGGCGAATACTGGGTGAGTGAGTTTCATGGGCCACAAGCAACCACGGCTCTGGTCGACGAACTCATCCGCCTTGAACCGAAAGAACTTCTACTCCCGGAAACCCTCTCACCGGATGAGCGGCGATGGGTGGAGGAGTTGTCCGGACCACGGTGTTGCATGCGACCCACCGCCTGGTTCGACTTGGAAGACGGCCGGACCCGGCTGCAACAACACTTTCGCGTACATTCCCTGGAGGCGTTCGGATGCCACGCACTCCCGCTGGCCATCCAGGCTGGCGCAGCCATTCTACGGTACGTACGGGAAACCCAGCCGACCGCGCCCCTCGACCATATCCGACACATACGCGTACGGCACCACCATGCGGCCATGCACTTGGATAGCGCGACCGTCCGGAATCTGGAATTGGTCAGACCGATAGGCTCCGTGGAAGATCACTCCTCGCACCAACCTCGCACACTGTTGGAGGTAATCGACCGAACCGTCACCGCCATGGGAGGGCGCCTGTTACGCGAGTGGGTGCTTCGTCCGCTGCTCGACTGCGCCGGCATCGAGGCCCGTCTGACCGCAGTCGATGAACTAAAAATCAACCTCGACAGTCGTGTCGCCCTACGGACAGCATTAAGGAGCGTGCAGGATATTTCGCGTCTCTGCAGCCGCATTTCGCTTGGAGCAGCCAATCCACGGGACCTCTTAGCGCTCAAGCTGTCGCTGGCCTCGCTCCCGGCCATCCACGCACTCCTGGCGGCCTTGCGCGCGCCACTCCTGGCCGCGCTCTCAGCGGCATGGGACAATGCCCAGGACCTCTACGAACTGATCGAGCAGGCCCTGGCCCCAGATCCTCCCGTCTCCATTCGCGACGGGAACATTTTCAGAACGGGGTATGACCCCGGCATCGATGAGCTCCGCAAGGCCAGCCGCGAAGGGAAACAATGGATCGCAGAGCTGGAGGCGCGAGAACGCGCCCGAACCGGCGTGGAATCCCTAAAGATCCGTTACAACCAGGTGTTCGGATATTACATCGAGCTGACCAAGGCCAATCTCGGCAAAGTCCCCGCCGACTATATTCGGAAGCAGACGTTGGCCAACGCCGAGCGCTTCATGACGGCGGAACTGAAGGAGCTGGAGGAGCGCGTCACCGGGGCCGAGACCAAGCTCACCGCCCTCGAACAAGAACTCTTTGAAGCATTGCGAGCGCGATTGGCCGGGGAAACCGGGCGCCTACAGGACATCAGTCAGAGGCTCGCCTCCATCGACGTGTTCGCCGCCTTAGCCGAAACAGCAGCGCTCAACCGCTACATCCGGCCCACCATCGATGAAGGCAGCCGGATCGACATTGTGCAAGGCCGGCATCCCGTCGTGGAGCGACTCAACCTAAACGGCGGATTCATCCCCAACGACACGCATCTCGACCTCACCACAAGTCGACTGCACATTCTGACCGGACCGAACATGGCCGGGAAAAGCACCTACCTTCGGCAAACGGCCTTGATCACCCTGCTGGCCCAAATGGGGAGTTTCGTGCCCGCGAAGGAAGCGCATATCGGATTGGTTGACCGCATCTTTACCCGTGTCGGTGCCTCCGACAATCTGGCCGGAGGGCAAAGCACGTTCATGGTGGAAATGACAGAGACCGCACACATTCTCAATTGCGCGACGGCTCGTAGCCTGATTTTGTTGGACGAGATCGGCCGCGGGACGAGCACCTATGACGGATTGAGCATTGCCTGGGCCATCGCGGAATTTATTCAGGACCCCCGGCGTCTCGGGGCTCGCACCCTCTTCGCCACCCATTACCACGAGATGACACAACTGGAGAGTCTCCGAGAGGGAATCGCCAATTATTGCGTGGCCGTACAGGAACGGGACGGTGAAGTCATCTTTCTGCGACGGATCATCCCAGGAGGAGCCGACCGGAGTTACGGCATTCATGTGGCGCAACTAGCCGGGCTTCCTGAGACGGTCATCCAGCGAGCCAAAGCAGTCCTTATTCAGTTGGAATCGTCCAACACTTCCTCTGCTCCGATCACAGATTCTCAGCAGTCGTTGGCTTTCGACGCCACCCTCCCAACACCGCATCCCATTCTGGATGAAGTCCGTCAGATAGACCTGTTTTCCATGACTCCTCTGGATGCCCTCAACCGCCTGGCTTCCCTTCAGCAGCGGCTCCGAGACGAATAA
- a CDS encoding LapA family protein: MIRLILVGLLLLLSLSFFLQNQEQEVTLRYFFGLRSASTLIYKPILAAFGVGLLVTGILLFPAWVRGRIELRRKTKALQEAEVDLERLRQALDRATRRADMPTLSEAEGDATDG, from the coding sequence GTGATTCGGTTGATATTGGTCGGGCTGCTGCTGCTGCTCTCGCTGTCGTTTTTTCTGCAGAACCAGGAGCAGGAAGTTACGCTGCGTTACTTCTTCGGCCTTCGATCCGCCTCCACATTGATCTACAAGCCCATTCTGGCCGCGTTCGGGGTCGGCCTGCTCGTCACGGGCATCCTGCTGTTTCCCGCATGGGTGCGAGGCCGCATCGAGTTACGCCGGAAGACGAAAGCGCTGCAAGAGGCGGAAGTAGACTTGGAGCGCCTCCGACAGGCGCTCGACCGAGCCACGCGCCGGGCCGACATGCCGACCCTCTCGGAAGCCGAAGGAGACGCGACCGATGGGTGA
- the tsaE gene encoding tRNA (adenosine(37)-N6)-threonylcarbamoyltransferase complex ATPase subunit type 1 TsaE — MGTWIGKLATGGEILALFGELGAGKTTLVKGIAAGLRAEPTAVSSPTFTLIHEYRGRLRLVHADLYRLAAEQLEDTGLDDYLDEQTVTAVEWADRWGWSLPTDRLEIHLAHQGAAGRRASLIAIGPSAQELLAALHARWTAATPPRGAGQTRVQLRRQRRTER; from the coding sequence TTGGGAACCTGGATCGGCAAACTGGCCACAGGGGGCGAAATCTTAGCCCTCTTCGGTGAGCTAGGAGCGGGTAAAACGACGCTCGTGAAGGGCATCGCGGCCGGACTACGGGCCGAACCGACGGCCGTGAGCAGTCCCACTTTCACCTTGATCCACGAATACCGCGGACGCCTTCGCCTGGTTCATGCCGACCTCTATCGCCTGGCGGCCGAGCAGCTCGAAGATACCGGCCTCGACGATTATTTGGATGAACAGACCGTGACAGCCGTCGAATGGGCCGATCGGTGGGGCTGGAGCCTTCCGACGGACCGGTTGGAAATTCACCTGGCTCATCAGGGCGCGGCAGGACGACGCGCCAGCCTGATCGCCATCGGCCCTTCTGCGCAAGAGCTGCTGGCAGCCCTGCATGCTCGCTGGACCGCCGCCACGCCCCCTAGAGGGGCCGGGCAAACCCGTGTACAATTGCGGCGCCAGAGGAGGACTGAACGGTGA
- a CDS encoding NAD(P)H-hydrate dehydratase: protein MIPIVTAEQMRTLDRRTITEAQVPGLTLMERAGTGVVAHLEQRYGSPAGKVVTIVCGKGNNGGDGFVIGRLLKRKKAKVHVLLLVSPQDLARDAKTMYQRFLRSAGPSAVTRPTGSDTMRRRLESSELIVDAILGTGLSTPVTGLYFDVIEAINTAGRPTIAVDLPSGLQADTGAVMGTAVRANLTVTLGLPKLGLYCGAGIEHAGAVRLVNIGIPSSFVDAVGSRVMLISGTFARAALPARHLTAHKGTYGHLGLVAGSVGKTGAAAMAATAALRVGTGLVTVAVPSSVNDILEAKLLEAMTWPMPETKARTFARSGLDRLLTFAGTRDAIALGPGLTTHPETVDLVQEFIKRVDQPCVLDADALNALAGKASLLTECKHPPIITPHPGEMARLEAEATTQSVNQDRLGTAVRFAHERGVFVVLKGARTVIARPDGMAAICPTGNPGMATAGTGDVLTGMVGGLLAQGVGPWEAACAATYLHGLAGDRAAADLGQPGMIAGDVIHHLPHALTSLTQS, encoded by the coding sequence ATGATTCCCATTGTCACCGCAGAGCAGATGCGCACCTTGGACCGCCGGACGATCACCGAAGCCCAGGTGCCCGGGCTCACGCTGATGGAGCGAGCCGGCACCGGTGTGGTGGCGCACCTTGAGCAACGGTATGGGTCCCCGGCCGGAAAAGTGGTGACCATTGTCTGTGGGAAAGGCAATAACGGCGGCGACGGATTCGTAATCGGCCGCCTCCTGAAACGAAAGAAAGCCAAGGTCCATGTACTACTGCTCGTCTCCCCTCAGGATCTGGCGAGGGACGCGAAAACTATGTATCAGCGATTTCTCAGGAGTGCCGGACCTTCAGCCGTGACACGCCCGACCGGTTCCGATACGATGCGGCGCCGCTTGGAAAGCAGTGAGCTCATAGTGGATGCCATTCTAGGCACCGGACTGTCGACGCCCGTCACGGGCCTCTATTTCGATGTGATCGAAGCCATCAATACAGCCGGCCGTCCCACCATCGCAGTCGATCTTCCATCCGGCTTACAGGCTGATACGGGAGCCGTCATGGGAACTGCTGTCCGCGCAAACCTCACGGTCACACTCGGACTGCCCAAGCTGGGCCTATACTGCGGGGCCGGCATTGAGCACGCGGGAGCAGTCCGGCTCGTTAATATCGGCATTCCTTCCTCCTTCGTCGACGCTGTCGGCTCCCGTGTCATGCTCATCAGTGGCACCTTCGCGCGCGCCGCGCTCCCCGCCAGGCATCTGACGGCCCATAAGGGAACCTACGGCCACCTCGGGCTCGTGGCCGGCTCGGTCGGGAAGACCGGTGCCGCGGCCATGGCAGCCACCGCCGCCCTGCGTGTAGGTACGGGATTGGTCACCGTTGCAGTCCCTTCGAGCGTCAACGATATACTCGAAGCAAAACTCCTGGAAGCTATGACATGGCCGATGCCGGAAACCAAGGCTCGCACCTTCGCGCGGTCCGGCTTGGACCGGCTGCTGACCTTTGCAGGTACCCGGGATGCGATCGCTCTTGGTCCTGGTCTCACGACCCACCCGGAAACCGTCGATCTGGTGCAGGAGTTCATTAAACGTGTCGATCAGCCCTGCGTGTTGGACGCGGATGCGCTTAATGCCCTGGCCGGGAAGGCCTCGCTGCTGACCGAGTGTAAGCATCCCCCCATAATCACCCCTCACCCCGGAGAAATGGCTCGGTTGGAAGCGGAAGCGACGACGCAATCCGTCAATCAGGACCGCTTGGGAACGGCCGTTCGCTTCGCGCACGAGCGTGGCGTCTTCGTGGTGCTCAAGGGCGCACGGACGGTCATCGCACGCCCGGATGGTATGGCAGCGATCTGTCCAACCGGGAATCCAGGGATGGCCACGGCCGGTACCGGCGATGTCTTGACCGGCATGGTGGGCGGGCTGTTGGCCCAAGGGGTCGGCCCGTGGGAGGCCGCCTGCGCCGCGACCTATCTCCACGGCCTCGCGGGAGATCGCGCCGCCGCCGACCTGGGACAACCCGGCATGATCGCGGGAGACGTAATCCACCACCTACCCCATGCCCTCACATCCCTCACGCAATCGTAG
- a CDS encoding pyridoxine 5'-phosphate synthase yields MARLGVNIDHVATLRQARGGNDPDPLSAALLVELAGADGLVVHLREDRRHIQDRDLTMLREIVRTKLDLEMAADEAMAKIALNVKPDLVTLVPERRQELTTEGGLDIVTHRERVQKIVDLLRDGGIPTSLFVEPSLEQIKAAHKIGAAYVELHTGRYANAKRSKEEDEEFEAITQAAKLAYKLGLGVNAGHGLTYRNVKRLARLPEIVEFNIGHSIISRAVLVGIVQAVREMKELVA; encoded by the coding sequence ATGGCTCGACTGGGAGTGAATATCGATCACGTGGCAACCCTCCGCCAAGCGCGAGGCGGCAATGATCCCGATCCGTTGAGTGCGGCCCTGTTGGTCGAATTGGCCGGCGCGGACGGATTGGTGGTGCACCTGCGCGAAGACCGGCGGCATATCCAAGATCGCGACCTGACCATGCTGCGGGAAATCGTGCGCACCAAGCTTGACCTCGAAATGGCCGCCGACGAGGCCATGGCCAAGATCGCCTTGAACGTCAAACCGGACCTGGTGACGCTGGTGCCCGAACGACGCCAGGAATTGACGACAGAAGGCGGGCTGGACATCGTCACCCATCGTGAGCGCGTGCAAAAAATCGTGGACTTGCTGCGTGACGGAGGCATTCCCACCAGCCTATTCGTTGAACCCAGCCTCGAGCAAATCAAGGCGGCCCACAAGATCGGCGCGGCCTATGTCGAACTCCACACCGGTCGTTACGCCAACGCCAAGCGCTCAAAAGAAGAAGACGAGGAATTCGAAGCGATCACCCAGGCCGCCAAATTGGCCTACAAGCTCGGCCTCGGCGTCAATGCCGGCCACGGTCTCACCTATCGCAATGTTAAACGCCTGGCTCGATTGCCGGAAATCGTCGAGTTCAACATCGGCCACAGCATCATCTCCCGTGCTGTACTGGTCGGAATAGTCCAGGCGGTCCGCGAAATGAAAGAATTGGTCGCCTGA